The Banduia mediterranea genome contains the following window.
AAGGCGCCAAGCACGATCAACAACGCCAGCAGGCTCTTGTGTGTTCGCTTCAAGGCATTCTGCCCATCGGAATGAATGCCGATCGAGCATAGCGCGCATAGCTGAATGCAAGACGCACCACCGCCACCGGATGCGACCATGTGGATGATTGGTGCATCCTAGACGTTTGATTCCGGGGAAATCCATGAAAGCATTGATCGCGATGCTGGCCGCCGGTGGCCTGCTCGCCGCCGCCTGTACGCCCATGCCTGAAAAGCCCACCAAGGACACCATGACCACGACCGTCAGCACCGGACCGTTCGCCGCGCCCAGCACGCTGCCCTACGGCCTGCCGCCGTTCGACACGATCAGCGATTCCGATTTCCGGCCGGGCTTCGAAGCCGGCATGCGCGAACAGCGTGAAGAGATCGATGCCATCGCCCACAACAGCGAACCGGCGAGCTTCGACAACACGATCCTGGCGATGGAACGCTCGGGCCGCATGCTCAGCCGCGTCGCCACCGTGTTCTTCAATCTTTCGTCGTCCAACTCGAACGATGAAATCGACGCGATCGAAGCCGAGATGGCACCGAAGCTGTCCGCGCATCAGGATGCAATCTACCTCGACACGGACCTGTTCGCGCGGATCAAGACGCTTTACGACAGCCGCGACACCCTGGGCCTGGACGCCGAAGGCCTGCGCCTGGTGGAGCGTTACTACATCGACTTCGTGCACGCCGGCGCGGAACTGTCGGACTCCGACAAGGAAACGCTCAAGGACTACAACAGCCAGCTATCCACGCTGACCACGCAGTTCCAGCAGAACCTGCTGAAAGCGACCAATGCCGGCGCCGTGACGGTCGATGACGTCGCCGAACTCAAGGGCCTGACCGATGCCAAGATCGCCGCCGCAGCCGCCGCCGCCGAATCGCGCGAACTGCCGGGCAAGTGGTTGATCACACTGCAGAACACTACCGGACAACCGCCCCTGTCCCAGCTCGAAAACCGCAGCCTGCGCGAGCGCATCTTCAAGGCCTCGACGGGCCGCGCCCAGAGCGGTGAATTCGACAACACCGGTCTGATCGCCAAGATGGTGAAGCTGCGCGCGCAACGCGCCGCGCTGCTGGGCTTCCCGAATCACGCCGCCTACGTGCTCGAAAACGAGACCGCCGGCACCCCGGCCGCCGTCAATCGCATCCTCGGTGAGCTGGCGCCGGCCGCCGTGGCCAACGCGCGCAGCGAAGCCGCCGAACTGCAGAAGCAGATCGACGCCGAGGCCGAAGCGAATGGCTCCAAGAGCTTCAAGCTGCAGCCCTGGGACTGGGACTACTACGCCGAGAAGCTGCGCAAGGCCAGGTACGACTACGACGCCTCCGAGGTTCGCCCCTACTTCGAGATGGAGCACGTACTCAAGGACGGCGTGTTCTTCGCCGCGCACAAGCTCTATGGCCTGAGCTTCAAGGAACGCACCGACCTGCCGGTTTATCAGCCGGACGTGCGCGTGTTCGAAGTCTTCAACGAGGACGGCAGCCAACTCGGCCTGTTCCTGATGGACTACTTCGCGCGCAGCACCAAGCAGGGCGGAGCCTGGATGAACAGCATGGTCGACCAGTCCGCGCTGTTCGGCACGATGCCGGTGGTCACCAACAACCTCAACATTCCCAAGCCGCCCGAGGGCGAGCCGGTATTGATGACGTTCGACGAAGTGGACACCGCGTTCCACGAGTTCGGTCACGCCCTGCACGGCCTGTTCTCGCAAGTGGAATATCCGTACTTCTCGGGCACCAACGTGCCGCGTGACTTCGTGGAATACCCCTCGCAGTACAACGAGATGTGGGCCACCGAGCCCACAGTGTTCGCCAACTACGCCAAGCACTACAAGACCGGCGAGCCCATGCCGCAGGCGCTGATGGACAAGGTGCTGGCTGCGAAGAAGTTCAATCAGGGCTACGCCACCACCGAGTACCTGGCGGCGGCGATGCTCGACCAGAACTGGCACCAGATCTCCGCCGACGAAGCGCCGGAAGCCGGAGCGGTGATGGATTTCGAAGCAGCCGCGCTGAAATCCGACGGTGTCGATTTCCATGCCGTGCCGCCCCGCTACCGCTCGCCCTACTTCGCGCACGTTTTTGCTGGCGGTTATTCGGCTGGCTACTACGCCTACATCTGGAGCGAAGTGCTGGCCGCCGACACCGAGCACTGGTTCCACACCCACGGCGGCCTGCAACGCGCCAACGGCGACTACCTGCGGGCCAAGCTGCTGTCGCGCGGCGGCAGCGTGGATGCCTCCGAACTGTTCGAACAGTTCTACGGCAGCGAACCCGAAATCGGCCCTCTGCTGGGGCGTCGCGGCCTCGACGCGAAGTCCGAGTAAGCCTGTTTTTGAAAAAGCCCGCCGCCCACACGCGGCGGGCTTTCGCGACCTGTGGATGCAGGCGCAGGGCCACGTCTGATCAGAGTGTGCGTCCGCGTCCTGAACCGCCCGGTGCGGACCCGCATGCCGGCTGGTGTGGGGAGGGCTGATTAAAAGTCAGCTCTTACCCGATTAGCATTCATAATCAGAGTGGCGAATCAGATCACATGCCCAGCACATCGCTTCTGGGTATTCATCGCAATCCAGTACAAAATCCTGCCCTCTTGCTACAGACTTCAATACCGTTCGGTCACCTCGCGTCTGCCACCGCTGCAAATCTGCATGATATGTAAGAGGGTGTCGATCTCCACCGGGACGGAACCAACTCGGAAGCTCCCAAGTGGTTACGTTTTCGGCATCTGATGCAGTCAGCTGATGGCTTGGTGAGAAACGCGAGAAGACGCCTGCTCCTGGAAGGCTTGCAACCAAGTCATCGATTCGTAGTTGAGGCTTCGCAATGTAAACGACGTTATTGGGATCATGGCCTCGAAATCGCCATCCTGTAGCGGCTTGTAGATGTTATCCCCCGCCTTCCAAACCACTTCGCCTCGGGTGTAGTCAGGTATCTTGTCGGAAAAGCGTTGGTCGCGAAAGTAACTCGCGTAGTCAATAATCTCATCGACCTTCATACCAAAGACTACG
Protein-coding sequences here:
- a CDS encoding M3 family metallopeptidase → MPEKPTKDTMTTTVSTGPFAAPSTLPYGLPPFDTISDSDFRPGFEAGMREQREEIDAIAHNSEPASFDNTILAMERSGRMLSRVATVFFNLSSSNSNDEIDAIEAEMAPKLSAHQDAIYLDTDLFARIKTLYDSRDTLGLDAEGLRLVERYYIDFVHAGAELSDSDKETLKDYNSQLSTLTTQFQQNLLKATNAGAVTVDDVAELKGLTDAKIAAAAAAAESRELPGKWLITLQNTTGQPPLSQLENRSLRERIFKASTGRAQSGEFDNTGLIAKMVKLRAQRAALLGFPNHAAYVLENETAGTPAAVNRILGELAPAAVANARSEAAELQKQIDAEAEANGSKSFKLQPWDWDYYAEKLRKARYDYDASEVRPYFEMEHVLKDGVFFAAHKLYGLSFKERTDLPVYQPDVRVFEVFNEDGSQLGLFLMDYFARSTKQGGAWMNSMVDQSALFGTMPVVTNNLNIPKPPEGEPVLMTFDEVDTAFHEFGHALHGLFSQVEYPYFSGTNVPRDFVEYPSQYNEMWATEPTVFANYAKHYKTGEPMPQALMDKVLAAKKFNQGYATTEYLAAAMLDQNWHQISADEAPEAGAVMDFEAAALKSDGVDFHAVPPRYRSPYFAHVFAGGYSAGYYAYIWSEVLAADTEHWFHTHGGLQRANGDYLRAKLLSRGGSVDASELFEQFYGSEPEIGPLLGRRGLDAKSE